The Mesoterricola silvestris sequence CCTCGGCCCGGAGGAACGGGAACGGGGCCGGGCCGAATTCGCCGCCCTGCCCCGGCCGCTGCTGGGCATCGCCACCCGCAGTTCGGGCTCCTCGGCCTTCCCCTCCGAAGCCTGGTGGGCCCGGGCCCTGCCCGTTCTGAGCGCCGGCGGGTGGCACCCCGTGATCCTCGCCCCCCCGGAGGACTCCCCCCTCGACCCCACCGACCTGCGGGGCCTCCTGGGCCGCATCGCGGCCTGCGACGCCTTCCTGGGCCCCTCCACCGGGCCCACCCAGCTGGCCGCCGCCCTGGACGTTCCGGTCCTCGCCCTCATGGGGCTCAGCTCCAACCGCGGCCCCAGCCGCTGGACCCCCCTGGGCCGGCGGGTGCAGGTGCTCCAGTATCCCGGCCCCGAGGCCGACCTCCAGGGTGGCATGGATCGCCTGGACCCGGCCGCCCTGCTGCCCCATCTCGCCCGCCTGCGGGAGCCCGCATGATCCCCCAGGGCGCCACCTGGGTGCGCTTCCCCCGCTTCGTGGGGGACGCGGCCATGCAGCTTCCGGTGCTCCGGGTCCTGCGCGCCGTGGGCGCCGGCCCCATCGTGGTGTGGGGCCCCAACCCCGCGGTGTCCCTGGTGGAGGGCCACGAGCTGGCCGACGCCGTGGTGCCCGACCAGGGCAAGCCCGGCCCTTGGGCCATGGCCGCCCTCCTGCGCAAGCACCGCGCCGCCCGCTGCGTGCATTTCCCCAAATCCCTGCGCCCCGCCCTGGCGGCCTGGCTTGCCCGGGTTCCCGAGCGCATCGGCGTGGACGAGAGCCTGGCGGGCTTCTTCAACACCCACAGCGGCCCCTTCTGGGATGCCCAGGGCCCCTTCCTGGAGCGCTACCACGCCGTGCTGGCGAGACGTTGGCCCGGCCTGCCGCCCATGCCCTACGCCGATTACGCCCCGGCGGTGCGGGTGGACCTGCCCGCGGAGCCCTACGTCTGCCTCATGCCCGGCTCCACCTGGCCTTCCAAGGCCTGGCCCCGCGAGCACTTCCGCGAGCTCGCGCGCCTGGCCCGCCGGGAAGGCTTCGCCGTGGCCGTCCTGGGGACCCCCGACGAGCGGGAGGTCTGCGACTTCGTGGCCCAGGACGCCACCCACAACCTCTGCGGCCGCACCTCCCTGGTGGAGGCCGCCGCCTGGCTCCGCGGCGCCCGGGGCGCCCTGGGCAACGACTCGGGCCTGAGCCACCTGGCTGCCGCCTGCTCCACCCCCACCCTGGCGCTCTACGGGGCCACCGACCCCGGCGGCAGCACCCCCTGGGGTCCCCGCACCGCCGGCATCCGCCTGGACGGGATCCCCTGCGCCCCCTGTTTCAAGCCCCTGTGCACCGTGGACGGCCATCCGTGCCTGGCCGGAATCGGCCCCGACCGGGCCTGGAAGACCCTCATGGACCTGGTTTCCGCATAGAATAATAAGGTTCGTTCGAGGTACGCCATGCGCTCCATCCTTTCCAGCCTGTTGGTCCCTGCCCTGTGCATGGCCCAGGCGCCAGTCATCTCCGTGGACCAGCCCCACTTCGACTTCGGCAAGCTGTACGGCGACGCCAAGGCGGTGCACCGCTTCCGCATCAGCAACAAGGGCAATGCCCCCCTCAACATAAGCAGGCTCAATCCTTCCTGCGGCTGCACATCCACCGTCATCGGCCAGTGGACCCTCAATCCGGGCCAGAGCACGGAGGTGGAGGCCACCTTCAACCCCGCGGGCTTCCGGGGCACGGTGCACAAATCCATCCAGGTGGTGTCCAACGACCCCGCCAACCCCACCGTGGACCTCACCTTCGAAGCCGAGCTGCTCCGGGAGATCATGCCCTCCACCGAGGCGGTCTTCTTCCAGGACGTCCTGCGCACCTCCCCCCGGAAGGCCTCGGTGCGGCTCGTTTCCGGCAACGGCAAGCCCGTGCGCGTCACCGAGGTCAAGGCTCCCGGCGCCCCCTACCTGCACGGCTCGGCCCGCGCCGAAGGCAACGACGCCTGGGTGGACATCCTCGTGGACGGATCCCGCATCCCCGCCTCCCGCACCTCCGGCACCGACGCGGTGGTGGTGAAGACCGACAACCCCCGGGCCGCCCTCATCAACCTCACCGTCCAGTGGGAGCTCCGGGCCTCCGTGGTGGCCGAGCCCGGGCGGGTGGCCTGGGTGGAGCCGGCCGGGAGGGAGCTGCGGAGCAAGGTCGTCCTCAAGCAGGTGGATGGCAAGCCCTTCCGCGTCCTTTCCGCGCGCACCACGAACCCGGTCATCCGGGTGGAGGGCGCGGGCAAGGGCGCCGCGTCCCACCAGGACCTGCAGGTGATCCTGGCCGCCAACGCCAAGGCCGGCATGTACAGCGAAAAGGTCATCCTGACCACCGACAGCCCCGACCAGCCGGAAGTCGAGATCCGCGTCGCCGCCTCCCTGCGCTGACGCCGTGCCGGATACCAAGGGTCTCAAGCACACGTCCGCCGTGGTGGGGACGCTCCTGATCGCCGTGGTGTGGGGCGCCAGCTTCGCCGGGATGAAGTACGCCCTCCAGGCCGGTCTCAGCGTGGGGGCCATGCTCACGCTCCGCTTCCTCCTGGGCGCCTCCTGCCTGGGCATCCTCCTCCTGGCCCTGCGCGTGCCTGTGGACCGCCGCTCGGTGACCGACGGCCTCTGGCTGGGCCTCATCCTCACCGCCATCTTCTGGCTCCAGGCCAGCGGCCTTGAAACCACCACCACCACCAAGTCCGGGTTCATCACCGGCCTCTACGTGCTCTTCACCCCCATGGCCAGCGTGATGCTGGGCCACCGCCTGAAGATCGCCCACGGCCTGGGCGCCCTGGTGGCCACCGGCGGGCTCTTCCTGCTGGTGCACACCCCCGGCGTCAGCTTCGGCGGCTGGAACCGCGGGGATTCCATGACCCTGGTGTGCGCCGTGGGCTGCGGGTTCCACATCGCCTTCACCGGCATCTTCTCCCGGCGTTCCAACGGATGGGTCCTGGCCTTCATGCAGGTGGCGACCATCGCCGTGGTTTCCTGCGCCATCACCGCCTTCCTCCCCGCCCCCCACGGATTCCAGGGCGCCCGCCAGGCCCTGGCCGCCCCGGGGGTGTGGCTGGCCCTGGGCTACCTGGGCATCCTGGCCACGTCCCTGGCCTTCTACCTCATGTCCACCCTCCAGGCCCACCTGGGCAGCACCGAGGCCGCCATCCTCTACTCCCTGGAACCGGTGTTCACGGCCCTCCTGGCCATGACCGGGTGGGTCCCCGGCATCCGGGAGCGGCTCTCCCCCCTCCAGTTGGCGGGGGGCGGCATCATCCTGGGCGCCATGCTCCTGGCCGAGGTCGGCCCCGCGTGGATGGCCCGGTTCGGGGATTCCAGCCCCGAGCGGGACGGCTGAGCGATAATCGAAAAAGGAGGACCCCGTGATCATCGTTACCGGAGGAGCCGGATTCATCGGCAGCAACGTCGTCAAGGAGCTCAACAGGCGGGGCCGCACCGATATCCTGGTCGTGGACAACCTGGAGCGCTCCGAGAAGTTCCGTAACCTCTCCAACCTGGTCATCCAGGACTACATGGACAAGCGGGCCTTCCGCGCGCGGCTGGACGCGGGCACCTTCGACCTCCAGGCGGACGCCATCCTCCACAACGGCGCCTGCTCCGACACCATGGGCGGCGACGGCCGCTACATGCTGGAGAACAACTTCGGGGATTCCAAGGCCCTCCTCCACTACGCGCTCTCCAAGTCCATCCCCTTCGTGTACGCCTCCAGCGCCGCCACCTACGGCCCCGGCCCCGTCTTCGTCCCGGATCCCGCCAACGAGCGCCCCCTCAACGTCTACGGCTATTCCAAGCTCCTGTTCGACCAGCACGTGCGCCACATCCTCCCCCAGGTGCGCAGCACCGTGGTGGGCCTGCGCTACTTCAACGTCTACGGCCCCCGGGAGGATCACAAGGGCCGCATGATGTCCGTGCTGCACCAGCTCCTGCGCCAGCTGCGCCAGGAGGGCGTCTGCCGCCTCTTCGCGGGCACCGACGGCTACGGCGACGGCGAGCAGGTGCGGGACTTCGTCTTCGTGGGCGACATCGTGGACATCGGCCTCCACTTCGCCCAGGCCCCCCTCACCAAGGCCATCCTCAACGCCGGCACCGGCAAGGCCCGCAGCTTCAACGCCATCGCCCGCACCCTCATCGCCCACCTGGGCCAGGGCCGCATCGACTACATCCCCTTCCCCCCCGAACTCACCGGAAAGTACCAGAGCTTCACCCAGGCCGACCTCACCACCCTCCGCGCCGCCGGCTACACCCGCCCCATGACCGAACTCGAGGAAGGCATCCGGCTCACCCTCGCAGAACTCTGAGCCCCGGCGGGATCGACGCCCGTGTCCCGGACCTTCGCCCCGTTTCGTAGACGCAGGCAAGCTGCGTCTACGGAGAGCTCACGTTCAGGGGCGCGGTGTGGGTGTTGCCACGCTCCAGCTTCGTTCTACGTTTTGCGGGCTTGGCCGTGGAGGATCCCCGGGATGGCCTATGTCCCTTGGACCCGCTTCAAGGGGTCGGCCTGAAGGTTCGCAGGCGCCGACGTCAGTTTGCTGATCAACGTCGGCGCGGGACGGTGGGCCGCAAAGGTCCCCTTGAAGCGGGTCCAAGGGGAATAGGCCTTTCCGGGGAGCCCGGCCGTCCAGGGTGCCTCCCTGCTCCCCGAAGCCGGAGCGTGGCAACACCCACGCCGCGCCCTTGAACGTGAGTAGTCCGTAGACG is a genomic window containing:
- a CDS encoding DUF1573 domain-containing protein, which produces MRSILSSLLVPALCMAQAPVISVDQPHFDFGKLYGDAKAVHRFRISNKGNAPLNISRLNPSCGCTSTVIGQWTLNPGQSTEVEATFNPAGFRGTVHKSIQVVSNDPANPTVDLTFEAELLREIMPSTEAVFFQDVLRTSPRKASVRLVSGNGKPVRVTEVKAPGAPYLHGSARAEGNDAWVDILVDGSRIPASRTSGTDAVVVKTDNPRAALINLTVQWELRASVVAEPGRVAWVEPAGRELRSKVVLKQVDGKPFRVLSARTTNPVIRVEGAGKGAASHQDLQVILAANAKAGMYSEKVILTTDSPDQPEVEIRVAASLR
- a CDS encoding glycosyltransferase family 9 protein, whose amino-acid sequence is MIPQGATWVRFPRFVGDAAMQLPVLRVLRAVGAGPIVVWGPNPAVSLVEGHELADAVVPDQGKPGPWAMAALLRKHRAARCVHFPKSLRPALAAWLARVPERIGVDESLAGFFNTHSGPFWDAQGPFLERYHAVLARRWPGLPPMPYADYAPAVRVDLPAEPYVCLMPGSTWPSKAWPREHFRELARLARREGFAVAVLGTPDEREVCDFVAQDATHNLCGRTSLVEAAAWLRGARGALGNDSGLSHLAAACSTPTLALYGATDPGGSTPWGPRTAGIRLDGIPCAPCFKPLCTVDGHPCLAGIGPDRAWKTLMDLVSA
- the rfaD gene encoding ADP-glyceromanno-heptose 6-epimerase; this encodes MIIVTGGAGFIGSNVVKELNRRGRTDILVVDNLERSEKFRNLSNLVIQDYMDKRAFRARLDAGTFDLQADAILHNGACSDTMGGDGRYMLENNFGDSKALLHYALSKSIPFVYASSAATYGPGPVFVPDPANERPLNVYGYSKLLFDQHVRHILPQVRSTVVGLRYFNVYGPREDHKGRMMSVLHQLLRQLRQEGVCRLFAGTDGYGDGEQVRDFVFVGDIVDIGLHFAQAPLTKAILNAGTGKARSFNAIARTLIAHLGQGRIDYIPFPPELTGKYQSFTQADLTTLRAAGYTRPMTELEEGIRLTLAEL
- a CDS encoding DMT family transporter, yielding MPDTKGLKHTSAVVGTLLIAVVWGASFAGMKYALQAGLSVGAMLTLRFLLGASCLGILLLALRVPVDRRSVTDGLWLGLILTAIFWLQASGLETTTTTKSGFITGLYVLFTPMASVMLGHRLKIAHGLGALVATGGLFLLVHTPGVSFGGWNRGDSMTLVCAVGCGFHIAFTGIFSRRSNGWVLAFMQVATIAVVSCAITAFLPAPHGFQGARQALAAPGVWLALGYLGILATSLAFYLMSTLQAHLGSTEAAILYSLEPVFTALLAMTGWVPGIRERLSPLQLAGGGIILGAMLLAEVGPAWMARFGDSSPERDG
- a CDS encoding glycosyltransferase family 9 protein, producing MRFLLGRTDALGDVVISLPVMERILSRMPGAEVHWLVRPYAAPLLQGLPGVHLREDGTDLVALLRAVAPDAVLNLGHRDTAVITAAKAAGVPVRVARCRGRQILDATHLLWRGRNGTGRHEAQNVLDFLRPWGWDGGLPPPPRIRLGPEERERGRAEFAALPRPLLGIATRSSGSSAFPSEAWWARALPVLSAGGWHPVILAPPEDSPLDPTDLRGLLGRIAACDAFLGPSTGPTQLAAALDVPVLALMGLSSNRGPSRWTPLGRRVQVLQYPGPEADLQGGMDRLDPAALLPHLARLREPA